AGTGGGTTTGCTTTTATAAGAGCCATCAATAATGTGCTTTATTCTCACTTTAGATAAATTGATTGATAAGATCAAATATTATTTTGATTCAAGTTGATAAATTCAAGTGATTAAAAAAATCTTTTTTGGATGGGAAACGATTGGGTAATTGTTTGGTTATGTCAGGGAATAGCACCCATCTGCGTAGGCGTAGCCTGCACTTCTCGACGAGACGCTGCGCGTAGCTTGCTTTTATGAAGTGGTACGACAAAGCTGCTTCGACTGCACTCAGTACAAGTCAGTGACCATCGTAGACATGGCATTCCCAGGTAAACAGTTTTCAGTTCGGGTGTAATGCCTAATTAGAAAGCATTGCCAGATTAGGTAACAGTCGATATGATTCACTCTTAATTAAGATAGATAGTCCCAGGTAAATTAAGACAAATGGGAAGACTTTTCGGCCGAAGCGGGTTAAAACGGGAGTCATCAGAGGATTACGAGTCAGGTTGTAAGACAGGAAACACCACACTCCAATACTGAAATAACAAACACACAAAATTACACTCAAACTTGGAAGATTGCTACTAGCAAACAAAGGCACATAGATCCCAATGTTGTTTCCTCCATTGGCAATGGTGACAGCAGAAACGCGGTAGGTTTGAGGATCGCGGATGGTTGCTAATAATGATTTATTCTGGCGTTCAGA
The Nostoc punctiforme PCC 73102 genome window above contains:
- a CDS encoding cadmium resistance transporter, producing the protein MSWLISTLIIGISVAFATTFDDNLYLTAFFGKVNRSFRPKHIIIGEFLGFTTLVCASLPGFFGGLLIPSTWIGLLGLLPIAIGISNFMSREEEGETVQAVSVELKSPVKSERQNKSLLATIRDPQTYRVSAVTIANGGNNIGIYVPLFASSNLPSLSVILCVCYFSIGVWCFLSYNLTRNPLMTPVLTRFGRKVFPFVLIYLGLSILIKSESYRLLPNLAMLSN